From the Malus domestica chromosome 17, GDT2T_hap1 genome, one window contains:
- the LOC139193435 gene encoding uncharacterized protein codes for MAKLEYSALNITGKNYLTWVLDTKIHMEAGNLGDAIREEKSSSFQDRANAMIFIRRHLDEGLKSEYLTVEDLLALWQALRSRYNHQTTMKLCGDTITEKNLMEKTFSTFHASNVLLQQ; via the exons atggcgaagCTTGAATATTCTGCCCTGAACATTACCGGGAAAaattaccttacctgggtactggataccaagatccatatGGAAGCAGGGAATCTTGGAGATGCCATCAGGGAAGAGAAAAGCTCATCCTTTCAAGATCGGGCGAAtgccatgatctttattcgtcgccatcttgatgagggactaaagagcgagtacttaacggttgaagatctgTTAGCTCTCTGGCAGGCCTTGAGAAGCAGATACAATCATcagacaacg atgaagctctgtggggatactattactgagaaaaatttgatggaaaagactttcagcacatttCATGCATCTAACGTGCTCCTGCAGCAGTAG
- the LOC103437293 gene encoding protein FAR1-RELATED SEQUENCE 8 — translation MNGDGTFSPIVQGLSADHDLHITIKEGSPNSEQLLEDENNDLENDCEQLFEIEGNEAESERDDTSDQFFDIESNDHENDQGDINEQLFEIEGNNHEISRDDRTLIDDQNGGSQEKDYPPPFVGLEFDSYDDAYNYYNYYAKELGFAIRVKSSWTKRNSKEKRGAVLCCNCEGFKTIKEANSRKKETRTGCLAMIRLRLVESTRWRVDEVKLEHNHLFDPERAQNSKSHKRMDFGAKRKMESTPDVEVRTIKLYRTPVVDAVGYGCPNSNEEEINNQVDRFKRLKLKKGDARAMYNYFCRAQLTDPNFFYVIDLNDEGHMRNVFWIDSRSRAAYSYFSDVVSFDTTCLSNNYEIPLAAFVGVNHHGQTILLGCCLLADETPETYIWLFRAWLTCMSGRPPQTIITSQCKALQSAIAEVFPRAHHRLCSSHVVQSILENMGAIQEYEAFQLILSTTVYDSVKVDEFELAWEDMVKRFRIKDREFIRSLFEDRERWVPAYSKDTFFAVMPNIQNGESTNPFFHSYIHPQTSLEEFLSVYDVILEKKRQEETHNDNESGELSSMLRTGCYYESQLSKFYTKDVFRKFQDEVLMMSSCFSITQVHTNGPIVTYMIKEREGEEILRGVRNFEVMYDKAGAEIRCMCSCFNLNGYLCRHALCILNYNGVEEIPFQYILTRWRKDFKRLYVPNLGSNNVDITNPVQWFDHLYRRAMQVVQEGMISQDHYMVSWQAFKETLNKVRLVADKHVQ, via the coding sequence ATAAAAGAAGGTTCTCCAAACAGTGAGCAACTGCTGGAGGATGAAAACAATGACCTTGAAAATGATTGCGAGCAATTGTTTGAGATTGAAGGCAATGAGGCTGAAAGTGAAAGAGATGATACAAGTGATCAATTTTTTGACATTGAAAGCAATGACCATGAGAATGACCAAGGTGATATCAATGAACAATTATTTGAAATTGAAGGCAATAACCATGAAATCAGCAGGGATGATAGAACGTTAATTGATGATCAAAATGGTGGATCTCAAGAAAAGGACTATCCCCCGCCCTTTGTGGGTTTGGAGTTTGATTCATACGATGATgcttacaattattataattactaTGCCAAGGAACTTGGCTTTGCCATCAGGGTGAAATCTTCATGGACAAAACGTAACAGCAAAGAAAAGCGTGGTGCAGTGCTCTGTTGCAACTGTGAGGGttttaaaacaattaaagaagCAAACAGTCGCAAGAAAGAAACAAGAACGGGCTGTCTGGCAATGATAAGGTTGAGGTTAGTGGAATCTACCAGATGGAGGGTGGATGAAGTCAAACTTGAACACAACCATTTATTCGATCCTGAAAGAGCTCAGAACTCCAAGTCGCACAAGAGGATGGATTTTGGGGCTAAAAGAAAGATGGAGTCAACCCCTGATGTTGAAGTACGTACGATCAAGTTATATCGGACACCTGTCGTGGATGCTGTTGGTTATGGATGCCCAAACTCCAACGAAGAAGAAATAAACAACCAGGTTGATCGGTTCAAGCGATTGAAACTCAAAAAAGGAGATGCTAGAGCTATGTACAATTATTTTTGTCGGGCTCAGCTAACTGATCCGAATTTTTTCTATGTGATTGATctgaatgatgaaggacatatGAGGAATGTGTTTTGGATTGACTCCAGGTCTAGGGCTGCATACAGTTATTTCAGTGACGTGGTTTCATTTGATACTACATGTCTGTCAAACAATTATGAGATTCCACTTGCTGCATTTGTTGGCGTAAATCACCATGGGCAAACTATTTTGCTTGGTTGTTGTTTGCTAGCTGATGAGACACCAGAAACATATATATGGTTATTTAGGGCATGGCTTACATGTATGTCTGGCCGCCCTCCACAAACGATCATCACAAGCCAGTGCAAGGCCCTGCAAAGTGCTATAGCCGAGGTTTTTCCTAGGGCTCATCATCGTCTTTGTTCTTCGCATGTTGTGCAAAGTATTCTTGAGAATATGGGAGCTATACAAGAATATGAGGCATTTCAGCTGATTTTGAGTACGACTGTATATGACTCTGTAAAagtagatgagtttgaattggcCTGGGAAGATATGGTTAAGAGATTCAGGATTAAGGATCGTGAGTTTATTCGAAGTCTGTTTGAAGATCGAGAGCGATGGGTTCCAGCTTACTCAAAGGACACATTTTTTGCTGTGATGCCCAACATTCAAAACGGTGAGTCGACGAACCCATTTTTCCATAGTTATATCCATCCGCAAACTTCTTTGGAAGAGTTCCTTAGTGTCTATGATGTAATTTTAGAAAAGAAGCGTCAggaagaaactcataatgataATGAGTCCGGAGAATTGAGTTCAATGTTACGAACAGGATGCTATTATGAGTCGCAGCTCTCTAAGTTTTACACAAAAGATGTATTCAGAAAGTTTCAAGATGAGGTTTTGATGATGTCTTCTTGTTTTAGTATAACTCAAGTTCACACAAATGGACCAATTGTAACCTACATGATCAAAGAACGTGAAGGGGAGGAAATTCTGAGGGGTGTTAGGAACTTTGAAGTCATGTATGACAAAGCGGGGGCAGAAATTCGTTGTATGTGCAGCTGCTTTAATTTAAATGGCTACCTGTGCCGGCATGCCTTGTGTATCCTCAACTATAATGGTGTGGAAGAAATACCGTTTCAGTATATCTTGACGCGATGGAGGAAAGACTTTAAGCGGTTGTATGTTCCAAATCTTGGGAGTAATAATGTTGATATCACGAACCCAGTTCAGTGGTTTGATCATTTGTATAGAAGAGCAATGCAAGTTGTTCAGGAAGGGATGATTTCTCAGGATCATTATATGGTGTCTTGGCAGGCATTCAAAGAGACTCTGAACAAGGTCCGTCTTGTAGCAGACAAGCATGTACAGTAA